GACAATGGAAAGAAATGATTAACTAGAGACATGATGTTCAAAAATGATGACAAAAAGTTCAACTAAAATTTTTGCTGTGGCAATACCTGGGCATATGGAGTGGACACTAATAAAGTCTCAACTAGAGGAAAGTCTTTTGCAAGTGTGCCAAGGACATACGCTATTTGAGTTCTAGGATCAGGCTGCAAAGTTCTACGATCAGACTGCAAAGTTCTACGATCAGACTGCAAAGTCACACATAGTCTAACAGGTTGTGCACTGTTCTTTAATAAGACCTGCCCAAACATCTTTGCGTCGTACTCAATTGATGCAACACTTACGGCATCATGAATTTCAACTCTTTCTAAAGGCTCGCAACGAAATATCCTCAAGTGTCTCAGCCTGAGAGACCGACATCCACTAGATAATTTCAAACGAAATGGACAACGGCATTCGCTTATACTAAACCATTCTAAAGATGGGCAACTAGTCAAAATGTTATACACATTCTCTTGATTTAAACTTATCTTTTTCAATGAGAGGGATGAAAGGGAGTTCAAGCCATTGTAATTTTCTGGAATACTCAGGCTgcaaaaattcaaagacaaatgTTTTATCTTTGGCCGTTTCCCAGCTTGAGCAAATAGCCAATATGGAAATTTATAGAGGTCATGATACAAGTCTGACAAATGATCGTCTAACAGGTTGATGTCAAGCTTTTGAACTTGCATATCAATTGCAAATTGAATCCATCGATCAACGTCGCAACCATGATCACTACCCAACGGATACTCAACCCTGAAGGAATCTACGTTTTTGCCGACATAGAGTTCTAGAATATGATTGGCCCATCTAACAAATCTTCCCTTTTGCTTCTGTTTCCACTGAGTAGGCTGCCTTTTGAAATGGTCCAAGTATAAAAAATGTCCAAGCATGTTTTTGGCATCTAAGTCAAGATTAGAAGAGGTCCTCCAAATGTATCTCCATCTTTTTGAAAGGATACTAGTAGTGGCAGCTTCCCTCAATGAGATTAATGATATTATAGAAGAAAGAATGTCCACCGGCAATCTACCAGTCAGATCGGCCTCTAGGGCATTGTCAATCTGTGTGCacacaaaataacataaacaagaTTCCAAAGTAAAGGTACGTCTTTGTTGTTaataaagccaaaaaaaaaacaaacaatttagAGTGTTTAATATAATGTGGATTACATAGAAATATatctaaaacttaaacttacACCAAGCAACGTCTTGGCCTGAGATTGTGGCCACTTAAGTCTGGATTTTTGGTTTGTTGGCAACCGGTCCTCCATTATCTTGTCAATCTGATAATGAAGAGCAATGAAGCTCTCGATTAGCTGACATTATTATTATAGAGAAAGGTCTCACCTTTCATGAAATTGTTCCATAAAATTTAGTAAATTTGCATAATTATAAAAAGCTATGGCGACTTGGAATTCGAATTTCCCATGTTTCAAGTTTTCAATATCTGTCTCTATAAGAAACAAACAGGTGCAGcatataaaataatagatagatACCTCTGGCAcagaaaatccaaaacaaaacttGGGGATGCAATTATTGGGGCCCTCAGGCCGTATTTCCTCCCGTTCCCGCTTCATGATCATCCACTGCTCTCTGGCTAAAAACATTAGGGTTCAGTCAATGTTACTCCAAAGGGCAAAAAATATAAGATTCAGTCCGCAAAGCATAGCAGTTCACTGAATGCAGAGCCAAAAGCAGCCAACTTTATCACTGAAAATCTAATATTATGAATCAAGGACTCTAATGCAGAAGGATGAATCaacaaaaaatcatcaaaaaaaagagatgaatcACCAAATATGAAAGTTGGGAATTTGGCTTACTGCAAACAACAGACAAGAAGATAGAATACAGGTCATACCTGGAGCCGAAGGCCTTCCTAGAGCTATGGATTTCCTGTTGTGGTATCAAGCCCACAAAACTTTGAATCTTTCTGATTTCTTTGTTGATCTGGGCCTCACACCGTtgcagagaaagaaagaaaagaaaaaaagcttcACCTTCGATGATCTGCCGAGAGACAGCAGaagtatagagagagagacggcAAGTCCGCAAGGATAAATAGACATGTACTACCCCTcgtattgtgttttttttttttttttttttttgagtcttTTTGGATGAACGGTTTTTAAGATGTGTCCGTTTCTATACCAAACAGGacacaaattaaaatatatttagggaagaaaaaaaaaaaaaatatatatatatatatatatatatatatataaaatcagccATCTTAAAATAGTTTATTAAATTTTCAAGTGCATTAATATaacttattaaattattaaagtgTGTCAAAGAGGCAACTTTTGTCCAAATATTCTTATGATACtgttattttcttaaaaattaaaataaaacattaataaaaaaaactatatttttaaaaaataaataaagaaattttaaaaaactattaattttaaactaaaattttaaaaattttaattaaaaaaaaaaaggaagaaaataggtGCCTCGCAGAAGGGATGGCACAatataatgttttaaaaattaaaaaagaagaagaaaatgggtcgccggcaaaaaagaagaaaatgctcCCCACCTTTGGTTTACTTGAAACATGGGTGACAAGTAGAAGACAACTCAATTATCATATATCCAGAGACTACCCAAGTAGAACATTGTTTGATGTTACCGCATCAATGACATAAACAAGTATGGTGTCTTAATAAATGTTCGGGGTATTAGAGTGGCAGTGGCCCAATGCTGGCTTGGTGGTGGTCTAACAATTGTCTGgctatttaaaaatcaaaaaatgacttacaaaatttaaaaatggaaatgattttttgaaactaaagaagcttttttggttaaaccgaaaatattttcagtttaactattattttcgatcgcactaaacaccgaaaaatatataaaatatatatatatatttagaaaatatttgatgccaaaaaaaaaaaaaaaaaaaaagaaagaggaaccTTATTGCATAATtctcattaaatttttatcatatGTACTGAAATGTCAAACGTTAGGTTTAAGGCAAAAAATTTGTATTACTTTTAAATATAGTCTTAATTTATCATCAACAATAATTGGtgctttactttttatttttttgacatgtccaca
This DNA window, taken from Alnus glutinosa chromosome 5, dhAlnGlut1.1, whole genome shotgun sequence, encodes the following:
- the LOC133868746 gene encoding F-box/FBD/LRR-repeat protein At1g51370-like isoform X1 — its product is MQLSYIWILDYKNDERKLGSFISSQSKYREQWMIMKREREEIRPEGPNNCIPKFCFGFSVPEIDKIMEDRLPTNQKSRLKWPQSQAKTLLGIDNALEADLTGRLPVDILSSIISLISLREAATTSILSKRWRYIWRTSSNLDLDAKNMLGHFLYLDHFKRQPTQWKQKQKGRFVRWANHILELYVGKNVDSFRVEYPLGSDHGCDVDRWIQFAIDMQVQKLDINLLDDHLSDLYHDLYKFPYWLFAQAGKRPKIKHLSLNFCSLSIPENYNGLNSLSSLSLKKISLNQENVYNILTSCPSLEWFSISECRCPFRLKLSSGCRSLRLRHLRIFRCEPLERVEIHDAVSVASIEYDAKMFGQVLLKNSAQPVRLCVTLQSDRRTLQSDRRTLQPDPRTQIAYVLGTLAKDFPLVETLLVSTPYAQVDLISKHLTTFTRLKQLKLLGVRFRKILLDLTSAFLEAAPSLVELEMDLHLPCSEDDRIKRQKIIEGADYREHKKIPLKEYCQHQRLKKVELRGFSACPIEFDLAVLLLKNAILLEKMRIVLEITPYLGDGECWVMGLSKTKIEREKILKILGPEVPSTVDLVLV
- the LOC133868746 gene encoding F-box/FBD/LRR-repeat protein At1g51370-like isoform X3 gives rise to the protein MIMKREREEIRPEGPNNCIPKFCFGFSVPEIDKIMEDRLPTNQKSRLKWPQSQAKTLLGIDNALEADLTGRLPVDILSSIISLISLREAATTSILSKRWRYIWRTSSNLDLDAKNMLGHFLYLDHFKRQPTQWKQKQKGRFVRWANHILELYVGKNVDSFRVEYPLGSDHGCDVDRWIQFAIDMQVQKLDINLLDDHLSDLYHDLYKFPYWLFAQAGKRPKIKHLSLNFCSLSIPENYNGLNSLSSLSLKKISLNQENVYNILTSCPSLEWFSISECRCPFRLKLSSGCRSLRLRHLRIFRCEPLERVEIHDAVSVASIEYDAKMFGQVLLKNSAQPVRLCVTLQSDRRTLQSDRRTLQPDPRTQIAYVLGTLAKDFPLVETLLVSTPYAQVDLISKHLTTFTRLKQLKLLGVRFRKILLDLTSAFLEAAPSLVELEMDLHLPCSEDDRIKRQKIIEGADYREHKKIPLKEYCQHQRLKKVELRGFSACPIEFDLAVLLLKNAILLEKMRIVLEITPYLGDGECWVMGLSKTKIEREKILKILGPEVPSTVDLVLV
- the LOC133868746 gene encoding F-box/FBD/LRR-repeat protein At1g51370-like isoform X2 — its product is MMKGSWAHSFLHNLNTAREQWMIMKREREEIRPEGPNNCIPKFCFGFSVPEIDKIMEDRLPTNQKSRLKWPQSQAKTLLGIDNALEADLTGRLPVDILSSIISLISLREAATTSILSKRWRYIWRTSSNLDLDAKNMLGHFLYLDHFKRQPTQWKQKQKGRFVRWANHILELYVGKNVDSFRVEYPLGSDHGCDVDRWIQFAIDMQVQKLDINLLDDHLSDLYHDLYKFPYWLFAQAGKRPKIKHLSLNFCSLSIPENYNGLNSLSSLSLKKISLNQENVYNILTSCPSLEWFSISECRCPFRLKLSSGCRSLRLRHLRIFRCEPLERVEIHDAVSVASIEYDAKMFGQVLLKNSAQPVRLCVTLQSDRRTLQSDRRTLQPDPRTQIAYVLGTLAKDFPLVETLLVSTPYAQVDLISKHLTTFTRLKQLKLLGVRFRKILLDLTSAFLEAAPSLVELEMDLHLPCSEDDRIKRQKIIEGADYREHKKIPLKEYCQHQRLKKVELRGFSACPIEFDLAVLLLKNAILLEKMRIVLEITPYLGDGECWVMGLSKTKIEREKILKILGPEVPSTVDLVLV